In the Helicobacter cetorum MIT 99-5656 genome, GATTAGAAGGATTGTCTTGCTTACTCATAATAACTCCTTAACTTAGGACATAAATTCAACTCATAAACAAACCATTTCATTATAACCTATTTTCTCAAAAAGAAAGAATATTGAACCAAGTCTCTCCTAAATACCTTAGAATGTTAAAAAGTTTGTGGATAAATCACAGAATAGTCTCAAACAAGCCGCTTAAAAAGAGAGATAGGCATTTTTTATTAAGCCCTTAAGCTCTTTTTAGGACTTATTTTTCTTATTTTTCAACTCTTGGGCGTCTTTTTGGTAGGCTTCTAAATTATTTTGAGTAAGTTTTTTATCCACCTGTCCCATAATATCCACAAAAACTTTGTTCAAAGCGTTTTTAATTGCATCGTTTGAATTGTCAAAGCCCTTAACCATAGCCCCAGCTAGTCCCCCACTATGGCTAGAATGGGTGGTGCGTATAAATTTTTCATGAATATCCAACTCACTCAAATCAAGCATAAAAGAGTCCAAAACTTCCCCACTCATAGGCTCTATGAGTAATATTTTAATAAATCCGGCTGAAACCAAAATCCCTTCCATTTTGTCCAAACCGGTAGAAAATAACAATCCGGGTTCTGATTTTTTCTGTGTGGTTTTTTTAGGGTCAGGGCGTAAGACAATTTCACCGCTCATAGCAAGAGCCAAATACCCTTCTTTCTTCTGTGAAAAAGACAAATCATCTTTCTCACTACTATCCAAACTCACAACCTTGTAGCCTTGATTTTTTAAAATCTCTTCAACTTTAAGGGCGACTTGGTCTTTAAATTTATTTTCATATTCCTTAGCAATGTTATCGCTATATTGAAAGGCTGGTTTTAAAAGTAAAATCTTTTTGTTCAATGCCTGTGCATTATGTGAGCTTGGTTGATAGCTCAAATTCAAAGCAACCTTATTTGCCTCAATAATCTTAGGATTACAGCCCACTAATAAGGCCACAACACTTGCACCTAAAAGGCATTGTTGCCATGTGTTTTTAAAGCCTTTCACAAGATATTTGCTCGCTTTCATATTTGTCCTTTTTCTATCCTTGATGGTAATATTTAATGATTTTCTAAGCAACACACACCCTTTATTGATTTAAAACTCTATTTTATCCTAACATCTTTAAGCCACAAAATTTTTTTATTTCTTAGCGTTATAAATGCCACTCTTTCCCCCACTCTTATACTCTAACATTACATCACTAATAACCATGCTCTTATCTATCGCTTTTACCATGTCATAAATCGTTAAAAGTCCTATGCTTACACTCATTAGAGCTTCCATTTCTACGCCTGTTTTGGCTTGAGTTTTCACTCTTGCATAAATTTTAAAACTACAAGTCTCTTCCTCTTCTAAAATATCAATATCCACTCCATTCAATACCAAAGAATGACACATAGGAATTAACTCACTTGTTTTTTTAGCCCCCATGATGCTCGCAACAATAGCGGTTTGTAATACAGGACCTTTTTTGACTTGTTCCTTAATGATGGCCTCATAGGCTTCTTGGCTCATGCTGATTTTTCCGCTTGCTAAAGCAATGCGTTCAGTCACTTCCTTATCCCCCACATCTACCATTTTAGGCTGATTTTCTTCATTTAAATGAGTGAGTTTCATGGTTTTTTCCTTTTTAAGATTGTTTGGGGCGAAAAGCTTGAATATTTTTTTCATTCACTTCCATGTAATTTCCTAAAATCAAATCTATGCAATAAGGAATGGCTGGAAAGATTGCTTCTAAACATTCTCTAATGCTTTTTGGCTTACCAGGAAGATTGACAATCAAACTCTTATTTCTAATGCCAGCGCTTTGGCGCGATAAAATCGCTGTAGGCACATATTTTAAGCTAGCCATTCGCATGAGTTCTCCAAATCCAGGAAGCATTTTTTGACACACTTTTTCTGTGGCTTCTGGGGTTACATCTCTTAGAGCGGGGCCTGTGCCACCAGTTGTAACGACCAAATCACACTGATACTCATCACACATTTTTATGAGTGCTTTTTCAATCAAATCTATTTCATCAGCTAAAATTTCATAATGAAATTCTAAAGGATTGAGCAAATATTCACCCAACACTTCTTGTATCGCTTGACCGCTTAAATCTTCATAAATCCCTTTTGATGCTCTATCGCTCGCACTCAAAACGCCTACATGAATGGTTTGCATACTAACTCCTTGTTAAGCTAAAAGCCCACTCCCTTTTAAAGGGTGGCTTCTTTCTTTGGCATAAATGCGTTCATTATTGACTAAATCGTATTTCCAAATGGGTGCGTTATGCTTAAAATCTTCAATAAAATTTTCATATAACTCTAAGGCGTTCTTTCTATTTTTTCCCATTAAAACGCATAAAAACGAGCTTTGTCCTATTAAAACATCGCCGTTGCTATGTGCCATTTTCAGCACCACTCCTAAATCGTTAGCTTTAGTGTGCCATTTTTCAAACCAAGTCTTTAATAATGCTTCATAAATATCAAAGCTCAAGCCTTGAATGTTATTTTCTTCTCTCACAATGCCAACAAACACACAAAACGCCCCAAAATTTTTTGCACAAGCTTCTTCTTGATAGACCTTTAAAAGCTCTTGTGTGTTTAAAGCCCCCTGAATAATCTCTAACATCTAACCCCCACAAACCGGCGGCAACAAACTAATGACATCGCCTTCTTTTAAGGGCGTATCCAAATTATCTATTAAAGTATCATTGAGTGCTATAGCACAAACACTCAACCACTCTTTCACACTCTCTTTTTCTTGTAAAATCGCTCTTAATTCTTTTAGATTGCTTGCTTGAACTGAAAAATTTTCTTCTTTTATGGGCCCAAAAAATCGCACTTCTACCATAAGCTTATCCTTATTTTAAGTTAAATCCATAAAACGCATAGCCTTTACAACGCTTTGTGCTTCAAACTCTAGCACGCCTTCATCTAATAGTATAACCCCATGCTCGCTAGGATTTTTATAAATACTAGGCTCTAAACTCGCATGCCACACGCCATTTTTAAGCTTCAATGCACAAAAACGAAACTCCAAGCGAGTGTCTTTCCTTGAAATGGGGCTTTCTAAAACAGCTTGAATAATGGGGCTAGTCGTAGTGGTTTGTAACAAATGATTTAAAATCACTCTTCCAAAAAGATAAAATCCCATTAACGATGCATTAGGATTTCCAGGTAGTGCCAAAACTGGTTTAATCCTTTCATGCTGGTAATAAAGAGCGAAAGCTACAGGCTTTCCTGGTTTGATACGCACCTTTTTAAAACGCATTTCACAAAGTTCTTCTAAAGCGGTTTGCGTGAAATCATAATCCCCCATACTCATGCCCCCTGTAGTGATAAGCATGTCATTTTCTAGTAACGCAACTTGCATCTTCTCTTTGAGTGTGTGCAAATCATCGTTTATAAGCTCATATAACACACCCACTCCCCCCATGCTCTCTACTAAGGCTTTTAAAAGATGGTTATTTGTGCTTCGTGTGGCATTTTCATTTTGTGTGTTTTGCCCCACTTCAATAAGTTCATTACCGGTGCTTAAAATCGCAACTCTAGGCTTTCTGATTACCTCAACAAACACTTGATTAAGTTGTGCTAGAAGCCCTATGCCATAGGCTGAAATCTTTTGCCCCTTAGTCAATAGCTTGTCATTTTGATGATAATTTTGCCCACTCAAACGCACAAAATCATTTGGTTTGGGTAGAGCCACTCCTTTTTTGACAAACAGCCTGTTATTTTTTACTTCAGCATGCTCTACAATCAAAAGCGAATCGCAATTTTGTGGCATATTCGCTCCGGTAAACGACTTCAATGCATAGCCTTTTTCTACTACCATTTCATGCAAATTTCCCACAGGGTTATCGCTAGGGTATAATTTCAAACCTTCTGTGATTAGAAGCTCAATATCCTTGCTACTAAACGCATAAGCATCCATACTTGAAACATTATATTTGGGATCATTACAAGGGGCTAAAATATCCGTAGCTATCACTCTATGAAGGGCTTCACTAAAAACAATTTTTTCTTTTCCTAAAGGCGTGATACAAGCAAGCTCAATAATTTCTAAGGCTTCTTCTAAACTGATTAAAGCTTTCACAATAAATGCCCCATTTTTAGCTTTTTCACTTCTAAATACCTTTGATTATGCTCATTAGCACACACAATCAAGCTCTCTCTTTCAATTTCAGCGTATTTTTCTAAAGCCATGATTTTTTTGGGGTTATTAGTGAGTAATCGCATTTTTTTAATGTGGTAGTATTCTAAAATCTCCCCCACAATACTATAATCTCTCTCATCATCTTTAAACCCTATCATCTCATTAGCTTGAATCGTATCATAGCCCTTATCTTGCAGTGCGTAGGCATTAACCTTATGAAACAACCCTATCCCACGCCCTTCTTGACGCAAATAAATCACTAGCCCCCCTTCTTTAGAGCTAATAATCCTTTCCATTGCCATTTGTAATTCCCCCCCACAATCGCATTTTTGAGAACCTAAAGCATCACCGGTCAAACATTCTGAATGCAGACGCACCAAGGGGTTTTCAGAAAAATTAGGGGTAAAAACCACCAAATGGTCTTTAAAACCACACAAGTCCTTTTCTCTAAAGGACTGGATGTAGAACTCTCCAAATTTAGTCGGCAATTTGGCTTTATTAGAAACTTCTAAATGCTTCAAGAATACTCCTAGAATTAGCTTAACACATCTTAGCTACAGCGTTAAAAAGGTAATTTTATCAAAACTCTTTGTAATTTTCTTCAAATTTTAAACTCTCAAAATTTGTAGGTCAAATTCAAACCACCTGGGCTTAAACTAGAATGCCATTCATTTTTATTATAAATCCCTAAAGCTTCTCCAAGTCCCAAATCCCTGATGATAAAGCCTATAGGGTCCATTAGAGCTATCATTAAACGCCCCAAAAACAACGAATTAAACAACTTCCCACCATTTTTTTGAATGTAGCGAGTGAGCTGGTAAAACCCTTCTCCTAGTATGGAGCCAACTAAAGGCGTAATGATTAAATCTTGCCAGCTAGGCACTTCTACAAACGCTTCTACCCCATACTCCCAAAAAAGCGTAGAAGAAATGAAAGAAAAAAAGACTGAAGTCATCCAACTAAACCCAGCCATGCGTGGTTGCATATAGTAAATAGCTCCAAAATAAGGGTGTAAAACCTCATTAAAAATAAAGCTATCTCTATCTAATCTAGGTCCCACACGCACATCTTCAAACCAACTTCTAATACCAAACCTTTCTTTATCCCAATTCGTTACGCTCTCTGGCATAAGGTACAACCCCACAATGCCTACTACAAAAGAAACCCCTAAAATGCCTATACTAGTGCCTAAATATTTCCACCGACTACTAGGGGTATAATAAAGCGTATTACTTCGTTTGAATTTTTCCTTGAAATGCTTCCAAGCGAAATTTTTAGGGTGGTGCTTAAGCATTTCTTCTAATTGGGTGCTTTTAGCATTTAAAAAATTTAAATGAAACAATAAAACAACTATACAAACCACCCAAAGGAGTGTTTTAAATAAGTGTAGCATGAACTCAATTGTAGCTCTCATTGTGTTACAAACTTTTTATTTTTATTAAAAAGGGCGTATTATATCTTAAGAAATACCATGAATCAATGCAATCATCTCACGCTAAAATTAAAGATTGATGGTTTCTACAAGCTTAAGCCCAAAACCACTTAGTGCCTTATATTCTTTATCTTCAGAAGCACTAAGCAATCTAAAACTCTCTATCCCAAGGTTTTTCAACACTAACGCTCCGATACCAAAATTTTTAACCACATTGCTTTCTTTAGAATGGGTGTTCATAAAAATCAAATACCCCCCTTCAAGCTTTAGGTATTCTAAGGCTTTGAAAAACACATCAAACGCACTAGAAGTCAAAAAATCAAAATCTTCTTTGATAGGGTGGAAACGCACTAAAGGAGCTAAATCATTAGGCTTTGAGCCTTTAAACTTAAAAGCGTAATGGTTTTTTTGCTGGTGGTCTAAAAAAGTGTAGCATTGTGTTTGATGTTTTAAAAATTCCTTTTCTTCTTGACAAAACATCTTTAGCAAATTCTCATTTTCTAAACGATAACTAATCAAATCAGAGACATAAAGGGTTTTGAGATTATGCTTAGTGGCAAAATCGCTTAAGAATTTATCGCCCCTTCTAGCCATAGAGCCATCTTCTTTCATGATTTCACAAATCACGCTTACAGGCTTTAACCCAGCAAGCTTGCATAAATCTACGCTAGCTTCTGTATGACCTGTGCGTTCTAACACCCCACCATCTTTAGCAATCAAAGGAAAGATATGCCCTGGACGCACAAAATCGCTAGGCTTTGTGGTTTCTTTACAGAGTAAATCAATTGTCAAATGCCTTTCAAAAGCAGAAATCCCCGTTTTTGCTTCTTTAGCATCAATAGAAACTGTGAAGGCGGTTTCATGATTAGAATCATTCACGCTCACCATAGGGGGTAGTTCAAATTGCTTGGCTAAATCTTTGGTTAAAGACACACAGATTAGTCCCCTTGCATGCGTTGCCATAAAGTTAATTTTCTCAGGGGTAGAAAAAATCCCTGCTAAAACTAAATCGCCCTCATTCTCTCTGTCTTCATCATCCATAACAATTAGCATTTCGCCATTTCTAAAAGCTTCTAAAGCTTCATCTACTCGTTTTAAAAACATATCACTCCCTAAATGTTAGGTTTGGCTTCTCTTTGAAAGAATAAAAACAAGAAATATAGCATGTTTTAACTCTCTCTATGGTTTGATTAAAAACTAAACTTTAAAATAAAAAGTGATACAATAAACCATCTCAAAATCGCAAAAAGGAAAACCCCATGAAAAACATGTTTAAAACATTAATTGTGTTGTTGCTGTTGTCTTCAAGCACTCTGTTAGCAAAAGATTTAAACATCGCTGCTGCTGCTAATCTCACGCATGCTCTAAAAGCTCTTATAAAAGAGTTTCAAAAAGAACACCCAGATACTAAGATTAGCACTAGCTTTGGCTCTTCAGGAAAGCTCTACACTCAAATTGCTCAAAACGCCCCTTTTGATTTATTCATCTCAGCAGACAAGGAGAGACCTAAAAAACTTTATGATGAAAAATTAACTCCCTTTAAAGAAGAAGTTTATGCTAAAGGGGTGTTAGTTTTATGGAGCAAGAATCTTAAAATTAATTCTTTAGACATTCTTAAAGACCCTAAGATTAAGCATATCGCTATGGCTAATCCTAAGTTAGCTCCCTATGGAAAAGCGAGCTTAGAAGTTTTAGAGCATTTAAAACTCACTCCTAGCCTTCAACCTAAAATCATTTATGGCACTTCTATTTCACAAGCACATCAATTCGTTCTCACTAACAACGCTCAAATAGGCTTTGGAGCCTTATCTCTCATAGATAAAAAGGATAAAAATCTCTCTTATTTCATTGTTGATAAAGCCCTTTATAACCCTATTGAACAAGCCTTAATCATTACCAAGCATGGGGTTAATAACCCTTTAGCCAAAGTTTTTAAAGATTTCTTATTCAGTCCTAAGGCTCAAACTATCTTTAAAGAATACGGCTACATTGTAAATTAAAAAAATAAAGAAAGGGTTTTATAAAGAGTGGATAATGAATTTTTAATTACCATGCGTTTGAGCTTTTCTTTAGCTTTGATTACCACTCTTATTTTGTTGCCCATAGGCATTTTCTTAGGCTATTTTTTAAGCTTCAAACGCAATCTTTTAAGTAGCTTGGTAGAAACGCTTGTATATATGCCTTTAGTTTTGCCCCCAAGTGTTTTGGGATTTTATCTTCTTTTAGCTTTTTCGCCTAACTCGTTCTTAGGGGCGTTTTTACAAAATACCTTAAATTTAAAGCTTGCTTTTAGCTTTCAAGGACTTGTTATAGGGAGTGTGATTTTTTCCTTGCCCTTTATGGTAAGCCCTATTAAAAGCGCGTTAATTTCCTTGCCTACTTCTTTAAAAGAAGCGAGCTATAGCTTGGGTAAAAAGGAATGTTACACCCTTTTTTTTGTCCTACTTCCTAATATCAAGCCTAGCCTACTGATTGCTATTATTACAACCTTTATCCACACTATAGGGGAATTTGGCGTGGTGATGATGCTTGGGGGTGATATACTAGGCGAGACAAGAGTGGCTAGTATTGCAATTTTTAATGAAGCTGAAGCACTTAATTATGCTAAAGCCCATCAATACGCCTTAACGCTTACTCTCATTAGTTTTAGTCTATTATTTATCACTCTATTTTTAAATAAAAAACAAAGCTCGTTTTTATGATAAAAGCACGGTTTAAAAAACCCCTTTTAGGGACTAAGGGTAAATTTATCTTAGATATAGACCTAGAAATTGAAGAAAAAGAGATTGTGGCTTTATTTGGAGAATCAGGGGCGGGTAAAAGCACGATTTTAAGGGTTTTAGCCGGACTTGAAAAGGTAGATGAAGGCTATATTGAGGTCAATCATTCCATATGGCTAGACACTCAAAAAAAGTTTTTTTTAAAGCCACAGAATAGAAAAATCGGCTTTGTGTTTCAAGATTACGCCCTATTCCCACATTTAAATGTCTATCAAAACATTGCCTTTGCTAATCCTAAAGACAAAAACAAAATCAATGAAGTATTGCACCTAATGCGTTTAGAAAATCTAAGCAAACAAAAAATTTCTCAACTCTCTGGCGGACAAGCCCAACGAGTTGCTTTAGCAAGAGCAATTATAGGGGCAAAAGAGTTTTTATTCTTAGATGAAGCTTTAAACGCCCTAGACCCTACTTTAAAAAACGATTTACAAACAGATTTATTGCATCTAATCCAACGCTTTTCTCTGAGCGTGATTTTAGTGAGCCACAATCAAGATGAAATCCTTAAACTCGCTCATAAAGTGCTTTTGCTCAAGCATGGAAAAATCACCTCCACAAGCACAGATTTCTTTACCCCCACTATCCATTTTCAAGCCCAACTGCTCCACACTGATGAAAACCATGCGTATTTCAAACCTGTAGAACCCCTTAAAATCCCCAAGAAAAACCTTAAAAATTTAAACCCCATTCAAAATCTAAAGATACAAATCTAACGCCCTTTTTCAAAACCACCTACTGAATATTTTAACCACCCCTTTGTGTAAAGAGCGACCTATTCTAATGCTTAAGGATAATTTTTTAGGTCTTTGTTTTTCTGTATTGGAAGCTTTGGTATTTATTTCATCGCAAGTAATAGCAAACTCCTCTAACACATAGTTCTTTACCCCATGCCAATAATACCTATCCATCACGCAATCTATAGGCATAACCCATTTTTTAGCGCTGTATTTTAATAATTGATGAGCAGCTTTTGGGGCTAGGACATAGCCTTGAGTGCCAATGCCATCTTTAAAATGCAAGATTTTAGAAACCCCCTTAATAGAAGTCTTTTTTTTAGCCACATTCTCTTCTAAATGCATCAAACGAATATAGCCTAACTCATTGATATGTTCTTTACAGAACTCCAAACTCTCTTTAAAATGCTCTTTTAAAGAAACATCATCTTCTAAAATACAAATTGCTTCATTGAGCTTGACACATTTTTGCCACAGCAAGTAATGGCTCGCATAACACCCAAGCTCTCCAAATCCCATTCTCTTCCCACAATGCATTAGGGCATAAAAAAAATCTTTCAACGCATAAGCAGAATTCTCTTTATTTTTGCAAAAAGCTAGTAAATCTTCAACAACAAAGCAAGGGTGTAAATGCTCCAAAACCAAGGGGTGTAATTGAGTTAAAGAACCTTTAGAATAAATCGCATCAAAAATTTCATAAGAAATTCCCTGAAGTTTAAGGCTCTCTAAAAGGGGAGTAATATGAGTTTCTTGCAAACAAAAATCTTGGCAAGTCTTCTCGCTTAAATGGATAATAAAAACACGCATGCTGGCCTTAATTTCAAAATCAATAAAATAAGTGTAAAAATCC is a window encoding:
- the moaC gene encoding cyclic pyranopterin monophosphate synthase MoaC, with the protein product MKLTHLNEENQPKMVDVGDKEVTERIALASGKISMSQEAYEAIIKEQVKKGPVLQTAIVASIMGAKKTSELIPMCHSLVLNGVDIDILEEEETCSFKIYARVKTQAKTGVEMEALMSVSIGLLTIYDMVKAIDKSMVISDVMLEYKSGGKSGIYNAKK
- the modA gene encoding molybdate ABC transporter substrate-binding protein translates to MKNMFKTLIVLLLLSSSTLLAKDLNIAAAANLTHALKALIKEFQKEHPDTKISTSFGSSGKLYTQIAQNAPFDLFISADKERPKKLYDEKLTPFKEEVYAKGVLVLWSKNLKINSLDILKDPKIKHIAMANPKLAPYGKASLEVLEHLKLTPSLQPKIIYGTSISQAHQFVLTNNAQIGFGALSLIDKKDKNLSYFIVDKALYNPIEQALIITKHGVNNPLAKVFKDFLFSPKAQTIFKEYGYIVN
- a CDS encoding DUF3943 domain-containing protein, coding for MRATIEFMLHLFKTLLWVVCIVVLLFHLNFLNAKSTQLEEMLKHHPKNFAWKHFKEKFKRSNTLYYTPSSRWKYLGTSIGILGVSFVVGIVGLYLMPESVTNWDKERFGIRSWFEDVRVGPRLDRDSFIFNEVLHPYFGAIYYMQPRMAGFSWMTSVFFSFISSTLFWEYGVEAFVEVPSWQDLIITPLVGSILGEGFYQLTRYIQKNGGKLFNSLFLGRLMIALMDPIGFIIRDLGLGEALGIYNKNEWHSSLSPGGLNLTYKF
- the modB gene encoding molybdate ABC transporter permease subunit, producing the protein MDNEFLITMRLSFSLALITTLILLPIGIFLGYFLSFKRNLLSSLVETLVYMPLVLPPSVLGFYLLLAFSPNSFLGAFLQNTLNLKLAFSFQGLVIGSVIFSLPFMVSPIKSALISLPTSLKEASYSLGKKECYTLFFVLLPNIKPSLLIAIITTFIHTIGEFGVVMMLGGDILGETRVASIAIFNEAEALNYAKAHQYALTLTLISFSLLFITLFLNKKQSSFL
- a CDS encoding glycosyltransferase family 25 protein, which translates into the protein MRVFIIHLSEKTCQDFCLQETHITPLLESLKLQGISYEIFDAIYSKGSLTQLHPLVLEHLHPCFVVEDLLAFCKNKENSAYALKDFFYALMHCGKRMGFGELGCYASHYLLWQKCVKLNEAICILEDDVSLKEHFKESLEFCKEHINELGYIRLMHLEENVAKKKTSIKGVSKILHFKDGIGTQGYVLAPKAAHQLLKYSAKKWVMPIDCVMDRYYWHGVKNYVLEEFAITCDEINTKASNTEKQRPKKLSLSIRIGRSLHKGVVKIFSRWF
- a CDS encoding ATP-binding cassette domain-containing protein, whose amino-acid sequence is MIKARFKKPLLGTKGKFILDIDLEIEEKEIVALFGESGAGKSTILRVLAGLEKVDEGYIEVNHSIWLDTQKKFFLKPQNRKIGFVFQDYALFPHLNVYQNIAFANPKDKNKINEVLHLMRLENLSKQKISQLSGGQAQRVALARAIIGAKEFLFLDEALNALDPTLKNDLQTDLLHLIQRFSLSVILVSHNQDEILKLAHKVLLLKHGKITSTSTDFFTPTIHFQAQLLHTDENHAYFKPVEPLKIPKKNLKNLNPIQNLKIQI
- a CDS encoding HpaA family protein, with translation MKASKYLVKGFKNTWQQCLLGASVVALLVGCNPKIIEANKVALNLSYQPSSHNAQALNKKILLLKPAFQYSDNIAKEYENKFKDQVALKVEEILKNQGYKVVSLDSSEKDDLSFSQKKEGYLALAMSGEIVLRPDPKKTTQKKSEPGLLFSTGLDKMEGILVSAGFIKILLIEPMSGEVLDSFMLDLSELDIHEKFIRTTHSSHSGGLAGAMVKGFDNSNDAIKNALNKVFVDIMGQVDKKLTQNNLEAYQKDAQELKNKKNKS
- the ribA gene encoding GTP cyclohydrolase II codes for the protein MKHLEVSNKAKLPTKFGEFYIQSFREKDLCGFKDHLVVFTPNFSENPLVRLHSECLTGDALGSQKCDCGGELQMAMERIISSKEGGLVIYLRQEGRGIGLFHKVNAYALQDKGYDTIQANEMIGFKDDERDYSIVGEILEYYHIKKMRLLTNNPKKIMALEKYAEIERESLIVCANEHNQRYLEVKKLKMGHLL
- a CDS encoding molybdopterin molybdotransferase MoeA, translated to MKALISLEEALEIIELACITPLGKEKIVFSEALHRVIATDILAPCNDPKYNVSSMDAYAFSSKDIELLITEGLKLYPSDNPVGNLHEMVVEKGYALKSFTGANMPQNCDSLLIVEHAEVKNNRLFVKKGVALPKPNDFVRLSGQNYHQNDKLLTKGQKISAYGIGLLAQLNQVFVEVIRKPRVAILSTGNELIEVGQNTQNENATRSTNNHLLKALVESMGGVGVLYELINDDLHTLKEKMQVALLENDMLITTGGMSMGDYDFTQTALEELCEMRFKKVRIKPGKPVAFALYYQHERIKPVLALPGNPNASLMGFYLFGRVILNHLLQTTTTSPIIQAVLESPISRKDTRLEFRFCALKLKNGVWHASLEPSIYKNPSEHGVILLDEGVLEFEAQSVVKAMRFMDLT
- a CDS encoding MoaD/ThiS family protein; amino-acid sequence: MVEVRFFGPIKEENFSVQASNLKELRAILQEKESVKEWLSVCAIALNDTLIDNLDTPLKEGDVISLLPPVCGG
- the mog gene encoding molybdopterin adenylyltransferase, giving the protein MQTIHVGVLSASDRASKGIYEDLSGQAIQEVLGEYLLNPLEFHYEILADEIDLIEKALIKMCDEYQCDLVVTTGGTGPALRDVTPEATEKVCQKMLPGFGELMRMASLKYVPTAILSRQSAGIRNKSLIVNLPGKPKSIRECLEAIFPAIPYCIDLILGNYMEVNEKNIQAFRPKQS
- a CDS encoding bifunctional 3,4-dihydroxy-2-butanone 4-phosphate synthase/GTP cyclohydrolase II encodes the protein MFLKRVDEALEAFRNGEMLIVMDDEDRENEGDLVLAGIFSTPEKINFMATHARGLICVSLTKDLAKQFELPPMVSVNDSNHETAFTVSIDAKEAKTGISAFERHLTIDLLCKETTKPSDFVRPGHIFPLIAKDGGVLERTGHTEASVDLCKLAGLKPVSVICEIMKEDGSMARRGDKFLSDFATKHNLKTLYVSDLISYRLENENLLKMFCQEEKEFLKHQTQCYTFLDHQQKNHYAFKFKGSKPNDLAPLVRFHPIKEDFDFLTSSAFDVFFKALEYLKLEGGYLIFMNTHSKESNVVKNFGIGALVLKNLGIESFRLLSASEDKEYKALSGFGLKLVETINL
- a CDS encoding molybdopterin synthase catalytic subunit, which codes for MLEIIQGALNTQELLKVYQEEACAKNFGAFCVFVGIVREENNIQGLSFDIYEALLKTWFEKWHTKANDLGVVLKMAHSNGDVLIGQSSFLCVLMGKNRKNALELYENFIEDFKHNAPIWKYDLVNNERIYAKERSHPLKGSGLLA